The following coding sequences are from one Salvia hispanica cultivar TCC Black 2014 chromosome 3, UniMelb_Shisp_WGS_1.0, whole genome shotgun sequence window:
- the LOC125211759 gene encoding flavonoid 3',5'-methyltransferase-like — protein sequence MKDKFYGSILQSEALAKYILETSAYPREHEQLKEIRNATVDKYKFWSLMNVPADEGLFISMLLKIMNAKKTIEVGVFTGYSLLSTALALPDDGKITAIDPDREAYEIGLPFIEKANMAHKIEFIQSDALSVMKELLSKGEEGTFDYAFVDADKENYINYHEQLLKLVKVGGIIAYDNTLWSGTVVAAEEDEMDDFLRGCKDHIIALNSFLAADSRIELAQLSIGDGLTLCRRLI from the exons atgaaggaTAAGTTCTATGGCTCCATTCTTCAGAGCGAAGCCCTGGCTAAG taTATTCTGGAAACAAGTGCCTATCCTAGAGAGCACGAACAACTCAAAGAGATAAGGAATGCTACCGtcgataaatataaattttg GAGTCTTATGAATGTGCCGGCTGATGAGGGCCTGTTTATTTCTAtgcttttgaaaattatgaatgcGAAGAAGACTATCGAAGTCGGAGTTTTTACCGGTTATTCGCTTCTCTCCACAGCTCTAGCTCTTCCCGATGACGGCAAG ATAACCGCGATCGACCCGGATCGGGAAGCCTACGAAATTGGATTGCCATTTATTGAAAAGGCAAACATGGCTCACAAAATTGAGTTCATCCAGTCGGATGCTTTGAGTGTCATGAAGGAACTCCTCTCCAAG gGTGAGGAAGGGACATTTGATTATGCATTTGTTGATGCGGACAAAGAGAACTACATCAACTACCACGAACAACTGCTGAAGCTGGTTAAGGTAGGAGGAATTATAGCCTACGACAACACGTTGTGGTCCGGCACCGTCGTCGCGGCGGAGGAAGACGAGATGGATGACTTCTTGAGGGGTTGCAAAGATCATATCATTGCTCTCAACTCATTTCTAGCTGCGGATTCTCGCATTGAATTGGCCCAACTTTCAATCGGAGATGGCCTCACTTTGTGCAGGCGTCTCATCTGA